The following coding sequences lie in one Apium graveolens cultivar Ventura chromosome 3, ASM990537v1, whole genome shotgun sequence genomic window:
- the LOC141714716 gene encoding uncharacterized protein LOC141714716, which translates to MELSTTTLFTHFKDYETIKRHSNSIKPLLTDKNKKSRVEFFLSMLDGDSPPNNSRFAAMDDIIHIDEKWFYLIKKSESYYLLKDEEEPQRTCKSKIFVLKVMFLAAIARPRFEQGNVSFSGKIGIYPFVTKEPAKRSSANRLAGILETKVMTSDGRHVIRSFLNEKVFPDIRAKWPDGNSSIIWIQQDNARTHVNPNDLEFR; encoded by the coding sequence ATGGAACTTTCCACCACAACTTTGTTCACACACTTTAAAGATTATGAAACTATAAAGAGACACTCTAATTCCATCAAACCTCTTTTAACAGATAAAAATAAGAAAAGTCGAGTTGAATTTTTCTTGTCAATGTTGGACGGAGATAGTCCTCCAAATAATTCTCGCTTTGCTGCAATGGATGATATCATACATATTGATGAGAAatggttttatttgataaaaaaatcTGAAAGCTATTATCTTCTAAAGGATGAAGAAGAGCCTCAACGTACTTGTAAAAGtaaaatttttgttttaaaaGTGATGTTTTTGGCTGCTATAGCACGGCCACGATTTGAACAAGGAAATGTTAGTTTTTCCGGAAAGATTGGGATATACCCTTTTGTAACCAAAGAGCCTGCTAAGAGAAGCAGTGCAAATCGATTGGCTGGAATACTAGAAACAAAGGTAATGACTTCAGACGGGAGACATGTTATAAGGTCTTTCTTGAATGAGAAAGTCTTTCCAGATATCCGAGCAAAATGGCCAGATGGAAATTCTAGTATCATTTGGATACAACAAGATAACGCAAGAACACATGTTAATCCAAATGACTTAGAATTTCGGTAA